The genomic region AAAAGCGCGGAGAAGAATCACCGGTCTCCAAAGCAACGTCCCAAAGGGGAAAACGCCGCGGGGACGAGGTCGTTTCCCGACCCAGATGGGTCTAGACTTTCGTCCGAAGAACCAGATTCAGGAATGAAGCGTGTCTAAGAAGCTCCACGGCAACGCGtacatagtggggagtaacttatactagtgtcatgtaCATGATATCGTGGTGCTTAATTAATTGACTCAAGGAATTGAGGTCGACGCATGCACCATACTAGCACCTCCATGATCGATGATAAACTTCTGCAAGGGACCTGCACGCGTACAAAACACGGAGGATCCAAATGTGTGTGCTGCACAAAAATGACGCGGAAACTAAGGCGTCGTTGCTGACACACTTCTCCATCGCTGCCAACCTGTTGTCTTGTGTTCGCTCGCCGCGTATATATATATACACCCACCATATTATCCATCAACGGCATCAGGGCACACAAATCAAGCTCCCAGCTCCCAGCTCAGCTAGTTGACTACCTGCAAATTTGGTGACAAGGTTGCTAGGTGGATGAACAGTCACTCGACCATGGTGGTACCGTCGGTGTTCGCCGCCTTCGACAAGGACGGCGACCGCAAGGTGTCCGTGTCCGAGCTGCGCTGCTGCATGGCGGCGTCCTTGGGCGAGGACATatccgaggaggaggtggccgtggTCCTCGCGGCGGCGGATGCCGACGGTGACGGGCTGCTAAACCAAGAAGAGTTCTCGAGGCTAGCCGCCGGTGCCCATGAAGAGGACGACGTGAGGCGAAGATGCCTGAGGGAGGCGTTCGGGATGTACGCGTCGTCCTCCACGGAAGACACGACAACGACGATGATTACGCCAGCGAGCCTGAGGCGGACCCTGAGCAGACTGGGGTCGCACGAGCTGGGCGTGGAGGAGTGCAGGGCAATGATCTGCAGGTTCGACCTCGATGGCGACGGCAAACTCTCGTTCGACGAGTTCCGGGTCATGATGATGGCCTGATCATCGACTCTCTTCTTGGCATTTTTCTAGACAGATATAATGTTCAATTAATTCATCGATCACATATGTATGTACAATCATGTGTTCATTCATTCATTGTTTTGCCCGCAGATCGCTAGTAGGAGTATGTTATAGTAGTAGCTGTCCacatgaaaagataatatatatgcAATCTCCTTGAAAtaggcttttgccccgctttataaataaagcaactgTTCATACAACCAGCATTCGAATCTCTGATCAAGAATGACGGCTAGGGCAACAACATAATCATACCCAAAAAACATaagaaaaataataagaaaaaaaACACATAGTGGCTGCCGCCAAGCGGCCCTACGAAGACGACAGTCGACGCGTTGTAGCCAGAAGCGCATCCATCATGAGGCCGAAACGATCACGGTTACGCTACCTCAAGAGTGGATGCCGATGTTGCAGAAAAGTCCATAACATCGCCGTAAAGATAAGACAGAATTAGTGAGAATATCTCGTATAGTTTGTGGCCTTGATCTGGAGGAAC from Triticum aestivum cultivar Chinese Spring chromosome 4A, IWGSC CS RefSeq v2.1, whole genome shotgun sequence harbors:
- the LOC123082071 gene encoding probable calcium-binding protein CML25/26; this translates as MNSHSTMVVPSVFAAFDKDGDRKVSVSELRCCMAASLGEDISEEEVAVVLAAADADGDGLLNQEEFSRLAAGAHEEDDVRRRCLREAFGMYASSSTEDTTTTMITPASLRRTLSRLGSHELGVEECRAMICRFDLDGDGKLSFDEFRVMMMA